The Desulfuromonas versatilis genome has a segment encoding these proteins:
- a CDS encoding thiamine biosynthesis protein, producing the protein MSKALGLLSGGLDSSLAALTLKRQGVDVTCISFVTPFFGSKKAEKAAAQMDIPLIVSDIGDIHLEMVKNPRYGYGKNMNPCIDCHAMMFRLAGEIMASEGFDFLFSGEVLGQRPMSQNLTALKTVAKYSGHPERILRPLSARLLPITPMEEQGLVDREQLLDIQGRSRRRQEALAREWGLEEYPSSGGGCLLTEKSFSGRLRDLFEHQPEATVTDVQILKVGRQFRLSDHAKLALGRNQSDNEAIKNLARPGDTLLRAANFSGPAGLISGTPDAADLATAGAILASYGKGQNEPQVEILLQQGEREWTISVAPMDRDQVARLIVE; encoded by the coding sequence ATGAGTAAAGCACTGGGGCTTCTCTCGGGCGGACTGGACAGCAGCCTGGCGGCCCTTACCCTCAAGCGCCAGGGGGTCGATGTCACCTGCATCTCCTTCGTCACCCCCTTCTTCGGTTCGAAAAAGGCCGAAAAAGCCGCCGCCCAGATGGACATCCCGCTGATCGTCAGCGACATCGGCGACATCCACCTGGAGATGGTCAAGAACCCGCGCTACGGCTACGGCAAGAACATGAACCCCTGCATCGACTGCCACGCCATGATGTTTCGCCTCGCTGGCGAGATCATGGCCAGCGAAGGGTTCGATTTTCTCTTCTCCGGCGAGGTGCTCGGCCAGCGGCCGATGAGCCAGAACCTGACCGCCCTGAAGACGGTGGCCAAGTACTCGGGGCACCCCGAGCGCATCCTGCGCCCGCTCTCGGCCCGGCTGCTCCCCATCACCCCCATGGAGGAGCAGGGGCTGGTCGACCGGGAACAACTGCTCGACATCCAGGGGCGCTCCCGGCGCCGCCAGGAGGCCCTGGCCAGAGAATGGGGCCTGGAGGAGTACCCCTCCTCGGGGGGCGGCTGCCTGCTGACCGAAAAATCCTTCTCCGGGCGGCTGCGCGATCTCTTCGAGCACCAGCCCGAGGCCACCGTCACCGACGTGCAGATCCTCAAGGTCGGCCGCCAGTTCCGCCTCTCCGATCACGCCAAGCTGGCCCTGGGGCGCAACCAGAGCGACAACGAGGCGATCAAGAACCTGGCCCGCCCGGGGGACACCCTGCTGCGCGCCGCCAACTTCTCCGGCCCCGCCGGGCTGATCAGCGGCACCCCCGATGCGGCCGACCTGGCCACCGCCGGCGCCATCCTCGCCTCCTACGGCAAGGGGCAGAACGAACCGCAGGTGGAGATCCTGCTGCAGCAGGGCGAGCGGGAATGGACCATCAGCGTCGCCCCCATGGACCGCGACCAGGTCGCGCGGCTGATCGTCGAGTAA
- a CDS encoding S8 family serine peptidase produces MIPIQRGWLLFVVVSLLGLLGVPETRAGVVTPELQGELAAAAPADNIPVIVTFSERAELARYQGREKKHRRAEVVRALKARAEGSQRALRDYLRGRVSGEVKPLWVINGLALEVPREMVAELAAFPGVESVKLDALIEAPRAVPSATNGIEDNLHAVGVPELWNLGLTGTGMVIGLMDTGVDASHPDLVGRWRGGSNSWLDPNGEHATPFDQEGHGTAVAGVLVGGNAGGTSIGVAPDARWIAVKIFNDAGFAPLSGIHQGFQWMLDPDGNPDTDDAPDVVNNSWGFEDPAGSCIDGANPDPNLNANFHPDLQALRAAGIPVVFAAGNTGPANATSISPGNYPEAFAVGAVDTIASAGTILPSSARGPSACDGSIFPELVAPGRQILTSGLPADLGFVLATGTSFSAPHVAGIMALLQQGFPAVALSGLEATLVRTAADRGPIGPDNAYGAGLVNGLAAYQSILANLPPVAPALVFPAADQADLGTSVTFRWEDSTDPDGDTVSFRLLVADNPEFTDSIVAQSTGGGPAVLLAGLGGAGLLLLGLGGVSRRRRLPLALAAAALLLVSCGGGGGGGGGAAPAPQVTETSATVSGLQPATTYFWKVIAEDDRGGVTESAVQEFTTL; encoded by the coding sequence ATGATACCCATACAACGTGGCTGGTTGCTGTTTGTGGTCGTTTCGCTGCTGGGATTGCTGGGGGTTCCGGAAACCCGGGCCGGGGTCGTTACCCCCGAGCTGCAGGGCGAGCTGGCCGCGGCGGCGCCGGCGGATAACATCCCGGTGATCGTGACCTTTTCCGAGCGGGCGGAGCTGGCCCGGTATCAGGGCCGGGAGAAAAAGCATCGGCGGGCGGAGGTGGTCAGGGCCCTCAAGGCCCGGGCCGAGGGGTCGCAGAGGGCCCTGCGGGACTATTTGCGAGGCAGGGTGAGCGGGGAGGTCAAGCCCCTGTGGGTGATCAACGGGCTGGCCCTCGAGGTGCCCCGGGAGATGGTTGCCGAACTGGCCGCCTTTCCGGGGGTGGAGAGCGTCAAGCTGGACGCGCTGATCGAGGCCCCGCGGGCGGTCCCCAGCGCCACCAACGGGATCGAGGACAACCTGCACGCCGTGGGCGTCCCCGAACTGTGGAACCTGGGCCTGACGGGGACGGGGATGGTGATCGGGCTCATGGATACGGGGGTGGATGCCAGCCACCCGGACCTGGTCGGACGCTGGCGGGGCGGGAGCAACAGCTGGCTTGACCCCAACGGCGAGCACGCCACACCCTTCGACCAGGAGGGGCACGGCACCGCGGTAGCCGGGGTGCTGGTCGGCGGCAACGCCGGCGGGACCTCCATCGGGGTGGCCCCGGATGCCCGCTGGATCGCGGTGAAGATCTTCAACGACGCCGGTTTCGCGCCGCTGAGCGGCATTCACCAGGGGTTCCAGTGGATGCTCGACCCCGACGGGAACCCCGACACCGACGACGCGCCGGACGTGGTGAACAACTCCTGGGGCTTCGAGGACCCGGCCGGCAGCTGCATCGACGGCGCCAACCCCGATCCCAACCTGAACGCCAACTTCCACCCGGATCTGCAGGCCCTGCGCGCGGCAGGCATCCCGGTGGTCTTCGCCGCCGGCAACACCGGCCCGGCAAACGCCACCAGCATCAGCCCGGGCAACTATCCCGAGGCCTTCGCGGTGGGGGCGGTGGACACGATCGCTTCGGCGGGCACCATCCTGCCCAGCAGCGCCCGCGGACCCTCGGCCTGCGACGGGAGCATCTTCCCCGAGTTGGTGGCCCCCGGCCGCCAGATCCTGACCAGCGGCCTGCCGGCGGACCTGGGCTTCGTGCTGGCCACCGGGACCTCCTTCTCGGCGCCCCATGTGGCGGGGATCATGGCCCTGCTGCAGCAGGGGTTCCCCGCGGTTGCGCTGAGCGGGCTCGAAGCGACCCTGGTTCGCACCGCCGCCGACCGCGGCCCCATCGGGCCGGACAACGCCTACGGGGCAGGGCTGGTCAACGGCCTGGCCGCCTACCAGTCGATCCTCGCCAACCTTCCGCCCGTGGCGCCGGCCCTGGTCTTCCCGGCTGCCGACCAGGCGGATCTGGGGACCAGCGTGACCTTCCGCTGGGAGGACAGTACCGATCCGGACGGCGACACTGTCAGCTTCCGCCTGCTGGTCGCCGACAACCCCGAGTTTACCGACAGCATTGTGGCCCAGTCGACGGGCGGCGGCCCGGCCGTGCTGCTTGCCGGACTGGGTGGGGCGGGGCTGCTTCTGCTGGGCCTGGGGGGCGTGTCCCGGCGGCGCCGACTGCCGCTGGCGCTTGCCGCGGCGGCCCTGCTGTTGGTGTCCTGCGGCGGCGGGGGTGGCGGCGGAGGAGGCGCGGCGCCGGCGCCGCAGGTGACCGAGACCAGCGCCACCGTCAGCGGCCTGCAGCCGGCGACCACCTACTTCTGGAAGGTGATCGCGGAGGACGACCGCGGCGGCGTCACGGAGAGCGCGGTGCAGGAGTTCACCACGCTTTGA